In a single window of the Thermococcus stetteri genome:
- a CDS encoding proton-conducting transporter transmembrane domain-containing protein, translating to MNEIPIILFTPLLAGVLAWLINLRGVRELIGVIGAATPLALLAKLYPSVVDNPNNPITYQLSAGGFQVTFKLGTLNWYFAAIASLVGLAMAFGMISTSKSGYDWLFALMSYTGVLGVFLSWDFISFFLLWELMTFASFMMVLKRNRHESLKYFVLSVIGAYSMLLAIALIYAKTGALDFDAIRQALYMDAMLGAIGRGETALIFVLFLTAFGVKAGAWPLHVWAPGAYSETDQSYTTFFSGALSKAGTYGILLLYILMGAKLYYALGTFHGHITFAYIIAWIGAITVVVASFLAVLQEDIRKLFAYSSVGQVGYILLAFGLGTGLGFAGGLFHVLSHAVFKGLFWLVTAAIILQTGKTEFKDFGGLAEKMPYTLAMALIAVLSLAGIPPMAGFASKWLIYEAAIQAHMPLVAGAIFLGSALAFAYVVRFLYAVWFGQRPSDLEDVKEAPLPLLIAMTILAIPNVVFGIAPGLVTNYLNKALGGNVVSGNYYKLVTQTGTYNALLVAIALVMGIAIAGLVYLYGAKTRKIPVTNTYQSGNPVTKEFNLSIRKNFYLPLAEALAFWLKYSFDRFYERVAQLSEDFADALREGFYNGNVQAYSWYLAIILLILALWGVL from the coding sequence ATGAACGAGATACCGATTATCCTCTTTACTCCTCTCCTTGCTGGAGTGCTCGCCTGGTTGATAAACCTCAGGGGAGTTCGCGAGCTTATTGGGGTTATCGGCGCGGCCACTCCGCTCGCTCTCCTCGCCAAGCTCTATCCGAGCGTTGTAGACAACCCCAACAACCCGATAACCTACCAGCTCAGCGCAGGCGGCTTCCAGGTAACCTTTAAGCTGGGAACCCTCAACTGGTACTTTGCGGCAATAGCTTCCCTTGTCGGACTGGCCATGGCCTTCGGTATGATCTCAACGAGCAAGAGCGGCTACGACTGGCTCTTCGCCCTCATGAGCTACACCGGCGTCCTCGGTGTCTTCCTCAGCTGGGACTTCATCAGCTTCTTCCTGCTCTGGGAGCTGATGACCTTCGCCAGCTTCATGATGGTCCTCAAGAGGAACAGGCACGAGTCCCTCAAGTACTTCGTGCTGAGCGTCATAGGAGCATACTCCATGCTGCTCGCTATAGCGCTCATCTACGCCAAGACCGGTGCCCTTGACTTTGATGCGATAAGACAGGCCCTCTACATGGACGCAATGCTCGGAGCCATCGGCAGGGGTGAGACTGCACTTATATTCGTCCTCTTCCTCACGGCGTTCGGCGTCAAGGCAGGTGCCTGGCCACTCCACGTCTGGGCACCCGGGGCATACAGCGAGACCGACCAGAGCTACACGACCTTCTTCAGCGGAGCCCTCAGCAAGGCCGGAACCTACGGTATCTTGCTCCTCTACATCCTGATGGGCGCCAAGCTCTACTACGCCCTGGGAACCTTCCACGGTCACATAACATTCGCGTACATAATAGCGTGGATAGGCGCGATAACGGTCGTCGTCGCCAGCTTCTTAGCCGTCCTTCAGGAGGACATCAGGAAGCTCTTCGCCTACTCGTCAGTTGGTCAGGTCGGCTACATCCTGCTTGCCTTTGGGCTCGGCACTGGACTTGGCTTCGCCGGAGGTCTCTTCCACGTTCTAAGTCATGCGGTCTTCAAGGGCCTCTTCTGGCTCGTCACGGCGGCGATAATACTCCAGACAGGCAAGACCGAGTTCAAGGACTTCGGCGGACTGGCTGAGAAGATGCCCTACACCTTAGCGATGGCCCTCATAGCCGTCCTCAGCCTCGCCGGAATACCACCGATGGCTGGGTTCGCGAGCAAGTGGCTCATCTATGAGGCGGCGATACAGGCTCACATGCCCCTCGTCGCGGGAGCGATATTCCTCGGGAGTGCACTGGCCTTTGCCTACGTCGTCAGGTTCCTCTACGCCGTCTGGTTCGGTCAGAGGCCGAGCGACCTTGAGGACGTGAAGGAAGCTCCGCTACCGCTCCTCATAGCAATGACTATACTGGCAATTCCGAACGTCGTCTTCGGAATAGCTCCAGGGCTTGTGACAAACTACCTCAACAAGGCCCTCGGCGGGAATGTCGTCAGCGGCAATTATTACAAGCTCGTTACTCAGACAGGAACCTACAACGCCCTGCTGGTTGCAATAGCCCTCGTCATGGGCATCGCCATAGCGGGACTGGTGTACCTCTACGGGGCCAAGACGAGAAAGATACCCGTCACCAACACCTACCAGTCGGGTAACCCCGTAACGAAGGAGTTCAACCTCAGCATAAGGAAGAACTTCTACCTGCCGCTCGCGGAGGCCCTAGCTTTCTGGCTCAAGTACAGTTTCGACAGGTTCTACGAGAGAGTCGCCCAGCTCAGCGAGGACTTCGCGGACGCTCTTAGGGAGGGCTTCTACAACGGGAACGTGCAGGCCTACTCGTGGTACCTGGCGATAATCCTCCTGATACTCGCTCTCTGGGGGGTGCTGTGA
- a CDS encoding proton-conducting transporter transmembrane domain-containing protein, whose protein sequence is MNGQYASLLIALPLISAFFVPLIKGLGRKAIMGYLVLITAIQAAIAGWVASEVYSTGKPIIVMAGGWRPPVGINLYIGQFAALFVFIIAVVSFFMAFFSFKAVTIEPVDKYAMLFLLLMLGATGMIATGDIFNLFVFMEITSITAYALTAYNKTGEAAEASMKYIVLGGIGSSFFLIGVALIYGATGTLNMAHLAQLAGTIDPTVAQVGLALIIFGLAVEAELFPLNAWAPDAYQAAPHPVTVMFSAFVVKAGLYAIARLLYILQNANGWSGVLKLVIAMATLTVVVAEFSALRQRDVKRMVAYSSISQVGMIAFALALGTQAGVDAGVFHMVNHAIVKALLFLTVGYVGVALGGTTIENFQGLGKRMPLTAITLTIGSLAAVGIPLFNIFWSKVRILLAGVEAGYPWSVALILGASVVEAVYYLRLIHTMWFVEGGERVRENFAIGVIAIFLAALIIAIGVYPNDIWTIAQKAGQDVFNVANYIKNVPLMGVGA, encoded by the coding sequence ATGAACGGGCAGTACGCTTCGCTCCTCATTGCGTTACCGCTCATCAGCGCCTTCTTCGTCCCCCTGATAAAGGGACTCGGGAGAAAGGCTATAATGGGCTACCTCGTGCTCATAACCGCAATTCAGGCGGCCATAGCCGGCTGGGTGGCGAGTGAAGTCTACTCCACTGGAAAGCCGATAATAGTCATGGCAGGCGGCTGGAGGCCTCCGGTCGGAATCAACCTCTACATCGGCCAGTTCGCGGCGCTCTTCGTGTTCATAATAGCTGTCGTCAGCTTCTTCATGGCCTTCTTCAGCTTTAAAGCCGTCACCATCGAGCCGGTTGACAAGTACGCCATGCTCTTCCTCCTGCTGATGCTCGGTGCAACCGGAATGATAGCTACCGGAGACATCTTCAACCTCTTCGTCTTCATGGAGATAACCTCAATAACGGCCTACGCCCTCACCGCCTACAACAAGACCGGTGAGGCAGCAGAGGCATCGATGAAGTACATCGTTCTCGGTGGGATCGGTTCGAGCTTCTTCCTCATCGGCGTTGCCCTCATCTACGGAGCGACCGGAACCCTGAACATGGCCCATCTCGCCCAGCTCGCCGGAACCATTGACCCGACGGTTGCCCAGGTCGGCCTCGCGCTGATAATCTTCGGCCTGGCGGTTGAGGCAGAGCTCTTCCCGCTCAACGCATGGGCACCGGATGCTTATCAAGCAGCACCACACCCGGTAACCGTTATGTTCTCGGCCTTCGTCGTCAAGGCTGGCCTCTACGCAATAGCCAGGCTCCTCTACATACTCCAGAACGCAAACGGGTGGAGCGGCGTCCTCAAGCTTGTCATAGCAATGGCCACGCTGACCGTTGTCGTCGCCGAGTTCTCGGCTCTGAGGCAGAGGGACGTCAAGAGGATGGTAGCTTACTCATCAATCAGCCAGGTGGGAATGATAGCCTTTGCCCTGGCACTCGGTACGCAGGCAGGCGTTGACGCGGGAGTCTTCCACATGGTGAACCACGCCATAGTCAAGGCCCTCCTGTTCCTCACAGTCGGGTACGTCGGCGTTGCCCTCGGCGGAACCACCATCGAGAACTTCCAGGGACTCGGCAAGAGGATGCCTTTGACCGCCATAACACTCACAATAGGCTCCCTCGCCGCTGTCGGAATACCTCTCTTCAACATCTTCTGGAGCAAGGTCAGGATACTCCTCGCCGGTGTCGAGGCAGGCTATCCCTGGAGCGTCGCTCTCATCCTTGGTGCCAGCGTCGTCGAGGCGGTCTATTACCTCAGGCTGATCCACACAATGTGGTTCGTTGAAGGCGGCGAGAGGGTTAGGGAGAACTTCGCCATAGGCGTCATAGCGATCTTCCTCGCTGCATTGATAATAGCCATAGGTGTTTACCCGAACGACATATGGACAATAGCTCAGAAAGCAGGTCAGGACGTCTTCAACGTGGCTAACTACATCAAGAACGTTCCTCTTATGGGGGTGGGAGCATGA
- a CDS encoding NADH-quinone oxidoreductase subunit K, producing MNVPHISIYYFGAISLVLIGLYGVLVKKNLMKILISLSIMETGVNLLLISIGYVSGKSAPILSEGIGPTQAVDPIPQALVLTAIVIGVATTAMALSAAIIIYEKYGTLNVEEIRRLRG from the coding sequence ATGAACGTCCCACACATAAGCATCTACTACTTCGGCGCAATTTCCTTGGTTCTCATAGGCCTCTACGGCGTCCTCGTCAAGAAGAACCTCATGAAGATACTCATCAGCCTCAGCATTATGGAGACGGGAGTAAACCTTCTCCTCATAAGCATCGGCTACGTCTCCGGGAAGAGCGCACCCATCCTGAGCGAGGGAATAGGCCCAACTCAAGCCGTTGACCCAATTCCGCAGGCCCTCGTCCTCACGGCGATAGTTATCGGTGTTGCCACGACTGCTATGGCCCTTAGTGCCGCGATAATCATTTACGAGAAGTACGGAACCCTTAACGTTGAGGAGATAAGGAGGTTGAGAGGATGA
- a CDS encoding Na(+)/H(+) antiporter subunit B gives MLKRSLAIISILIIGYWLAQGLAGVPFGQDKMLVGHYYLQHVKEQTGAVNAVTAIVVNYRGFDTLGEVTVLFIASTGVGALLWRKKRERTAKTEGSVVLTTGVELLFPFIVMFGAYIFIHGHLTPGGGFPGGATIATAFLLLYMAFTIYEVPHKAFEKTEGIAGMSYVLVGLIGLAIGGYFLFDWIWQTWQWGTNNLGRLFSGGFIPVIYTIIGIKVGTELSGIVDNMLKEEVRE, from the coding sequence ATACTTAAGAGGTCCCTCGCTATAATCTCAATCCTCATAATTGGCTACTGGCTGGCCCAGGGCCTCGCCGGAGTCCCCTTCGGCCAGGACAAGATGCTCGTTGGGCACTACTACCTCCAGCACGTTAAAGAACAGACAGGAGCTGTCAACGCCGTAACGGCCATAGTCGTCAACTACCGTGGTTTCGATACCCTCGGTGAGGTTACTGTTCTATTCATAGCCTCAACTGGCGTAGGAGCCCTCCTCTGGAGAAAGAAGAGGGAGAGAACCGCAAAGACCGAGGGTTCAGTAGTCCTTACAACGGGCGTGGAGCTTCTCTTCCCGTTCATAGTCATGTTCGGTGCCTACATCTTCATCCACGGACACCTCACACCGGGTGGAGGTTTCCCAGGTGGAGCGACGATAGCCACGGCCTTCCTGCTGCTCTACATGGCGTTCACAATCTATGAGGTACCGCACAAGGCCTTTGAGAAGACCGAGGGCATCGCCGGAATGAGCTACGTCCTCGTCGGCCTCATCGGTCTTGCAATTGGCGGTTACTTCCTCTTCGACTGGATATGGCAGACCTGGCAGTGGGGAACCAACAACCTCGGCAGGCTCTTCAGCGGCGGCTTCATACCGGTGATCTATACGATAATCGGCATCAAGGTCGGCACCGAGCTGAGCGGCATCGTCGACAACATGCTCAAGGAGGAGGTGAGAGAATGA
- a CDS encoding DUF4040 domain-containing protein: protein MNCVACIEYIVVALMIISAILAVEWRDLLAAAVGMAAVSLFASILFFMLQAPDVAMTEAAIGAALSGAIVIFAVKRTQRFETEEEEKPGWWVRW from the coding sequence ATGAACTGCGTAGCCTGTATCGAGTACATAGTTGTTGCCCTCATGATCATATCGGCAATACTGGCAGTGGAGTGGAGAGACCTGCTCGCCGCCGCAGTCGGCATGGCCGCAGTGAGCCTGTTCGCGTCGATCCTGTTCTTCATGCTCCAGGCTCCAGATGTTGCAATGACAGAAGCGGCCATAGGTGCAGCGCTGAGCGGTGCGATAGTTATCTTCGCAGTTAAGAGAACCCAGCGCTTTGAGACCGAAGAAGAGGAGAAGCCCGGGTGGTGGGTGAGATGGTGA
- the mnhG gene encoding monovalent cation/H(+) antiporter subunit G → MNALAALGEALVLIGTFFYFLSTLGLIRMPDVYNRMQTSTKSATLGSLGVIIGVGVWAVGNGLSWAWLVKATVIAVFLLLTNPISAHALIRAAYMSGIPLWHGSVVDKYREHLEAKEKAETDAPLEGGEE, encoded by the coding sequence ATGAACGCGCTCGCGGCTCTCGGTGAGGCTCTCGTGCTCATCGGAACGTTCTTCTACTTCCTCTCGACGCTCGGTCTCATCAGGATGCCGGACGTTTACAACAGGATGCAGACCTCAACGAAGAGCGCCACGCTTGGGTCCCTCGGCGTCATAATAGGCGTCGGCGTTTGGGCAGTGGGAAACGGCCTCTCATGGGCGTGGCTCGTGAAGGCCACGGTTATCGCAGTGTTCCTTCTCCTGACCAACCCGATAAGCGCCCACGCCCTCATAAGGGCGGCCTACATGAGCGGGATACCCCTCTGGCACGGAAGCGTCGTTGACAAGTACCGCGAGCACCTTGAGGCCAAGGAAAAAGCCGAAACCGACGCCCCACTGGAGGGTGGTGAAGAATGA
- a CDS encoding monovalent cation/H+ antiporter complex subunit F yields the protein MIGVGIYLALIAIATLLSMYRFMVGPTTPDRLVAVDIMTTITTGLMVLFALYYKRIIFLDVALVYAMLAFGGVIAFARYMEGGL from the coding sequence ATGATAGGGGTAGGTATTTATCTGGCACTCATAGCGATAGCGACACTGCTCAGCATGTACCGCTTCATGGTCGGCCCAACGACTCCCGACAGGCTGGTGGCGGTAGACATCATGACCACGATAACAACCGGACTGATGGTGCTCTTTGCCCTCTACTACAAGCGCATCATCTTCCTCGACGTAGCCCTGGTTTACGCGATGCTGGCCTTTGGCGGTGTCATAGCCTTCGCACGCTACATGGAGGGAGGACTATGA
- a CDS encoding Na+/H+ antiporter subunit E codes for MEEASKVSRYLYTLIILFLIWLALTASLDEQELIFGFVLSAIVAAITYPIFTTRGLANLHPKRVAYAIAYAPYFLWAMIMANLDVAYRVLHPKRPIRPGIVHCKTILKTNPGKLSLANSITLTPGTITLDVDGDNYFIHWIWVPDEVLHAETEEEHVEKASENITRPFEKFLKVIFG; via the coding sequence ATGGAGGAAGCGAGTAAAGTTAGCAGGTACCTCTACACCCTGATAATCCTGTTTTTAATATGGCTGGCACTGACGGCAAGCCTCGACGAACAGGAGCTCATCTTCGGCTTTGTTCTATCAGCGATAGTGGCTGCGATAACTTACCCAATCTTTACAACGAGAGGACTGGCGAACCTCCATCCCAAGAGGGTTGCCTACGCGATAGCCTACGCGCCCTACTTCCTGTGGGCAATGATTATGGCCAACCTTGATGTTGCCTACAGGGTTCTCCACCCCAAGAGGCCCATAAGGCCCGGCATCGTCCACTGCAAGACCATCCTCAAGACCAACCCGGGGAAGCTCTCCCTGGCGAACTCGATAACCCTCACGCCTGGAACGATAACCCTCGACGTCGACGGCGACAACTACTTCATCCACTGGATATGGGTTCCTGACGAGGTTCTCCATGCCGAAACCGAAGAGGAACACGTTGAGAAGGCCTCCGAGAACATCACAAGGCCCTTTGAAAAATTCCTGAAGGTGATCTTCGGATGA
- a CDS encoding ACT domain-containing protein, giving the protein MWGRIEHYFDEYPVRKLIAKTLLKYGLRVSDDMKIKAGDIEVPYTKIAKALDVDRRVVKETVGMILKVPELRDIYTNLEPTVHMKHVGRHVGYGVIEIEPEPRAVGILAKIAQKIAEHDINIIQVVAEDPELYPEATLTIITERPIPGDLINELSKLEGVKRISIY; this is encoded by the coding sequence ATGTGGGGACGGATCGAACACTACTTTGACGAATATCCGGTTAGGAAACTCATAGCAAAGACCCTCCTGAAGTACGGTCTCAGGGTCTCTGATGACATGAAGATAAAGGCAGGGGACATCGAAGTCCCGTACACCAAGATAGCCAAGGCCCTCGACGTTGACAGGAGGGTAGTTAAGGAGACCGTTGGCATGATACTCAAGGTTCCAGAGCTGAGAGACATATACACGAACCTCGAGCCGACTGTCCACATGAAACACGTAGGCAGGCACGTGGGCTACGGCGTCATCGAGATAGAGCCGGAACCGAGGGCAGTTGGAATACTCGCGAAGATTGCCCAGAAGATAGCTGAGCACGACATAAACATCATACAGGTAGTCGCCGAAGACCCTGAACTCTACCCCGAGGCGACCCTTACAATAATCACAGAGAGGCCCATACCGGGAGACCTAATCAACGAGCTCTCCAAGCTCGAAGGTGTCAAGAGGATATCCATTTATTGA
- a CDS encoding radical SAM protein, whose translation MIEVVLPHVTFEDLGESIRLVWRETLYADFEKKELIRVIRRKYRVRPELVVRDGRLFIDTDYPGIEKYIAIYIQNNLGALLRNRYTKRRVLYIHEGLDVPLLGYNAFGLIDRGTNLIQVRGVSGCNLSCVFCSVDEGPYSRTRKLDYVVDIDYLMKWFDKVARIKGRGLEAHLDGQGEPLIYPFRVELVQALREHPNVSVISMQSNGTLLTDKLVEELAEAGLDRVNLSIHSLDPEKAKMLMGMKSYDLEHVLDMEEALVNAGIDVLIAPVIIFGVNDDEAEAFIEFARKIGAGRRWPALGFQNYVPYKFGRNPVIAKVKPFKEFYAWLRHLEEKTGMRPLVLKPEHFGMEKREFIPLAFRPGEVVKAEVVLPGRIEGEMIAKARNRLIEVVNTRAEVGDRIRVRIVRTRHGIYIGTPV comes from the coding sequence ATGATTGAAGTTGTACTGCCACATGTGACCTTTGAAGACCTTGGCGAGAGCATAAGGCTGGTGTGGAGGGAGACCCTTTACGCAGACTTCGAAAAAAAAGAGCTTATCAGAGTAATCAGACGTAAGTACCGCGTGAGGCCTGAACTAGTTGTGAGAGATGGGAGGCTTTTCATAGACACGGACTATCCTGGGATTGAGAAGTACATTGCGATCTACATCCAGAACAACCTAGGTGCTCTCCTCAGAAACAGGTATACGAAGCGAAGAGTCCTCTATATCCACGAAGGCCTTGATGTCCCCCTTCTAGGTTACAACGCCTTTGGCCTTATTGACAGGGGAACTAACTTGATCCAGGTTAGGGGAGTGAGTGGCTGTAACCTGAGCTGTGTCTTCTGCTCCGTTGATGAGGGTCCCTATTCAAGGACGAGGAAGCTTGACTATGTCGTTGATATAGACTACCTTATGAAGTGGTTCGATAAGGTTGCCCGGATAAAGGGGAGGGGCCTCGAGGCCCACCTCGACGGTCAGGGCGAGCCGCTCATCTACCCCTTCCGCGTCGAGCTCGTTCAAGCGCTCAGGGAGCATCCAAACGTCTCGGTTATTTCAATGCAGAGCAACGGGACTCTCCTAACAGACAAGCTCGTTGAGGAGCTGGCAGAGGCAGGTCTCGACAGGGTGAACCTCTCCATCCACTCCCTCGACCCGGAGAAGGCGAAGATGCTCATGGGGATGAAGAGCTACGATTTGGAGCACGTCCTTGACATGGAAGAGGCCCTTGTGAACGCTGGAATAGACGTCCTCATAGCACCTGTCATAATTTTCGGAGTGAACGACGACGAGGCCGAGGCCTTCATAGAGTTCGCGAGGAAGATCGGCGCGGGAAGGCGCTGGCCAGCTCTGGGCTTCCAGAACTACGTCCCATACAAGTTCGGCAGGAACCCAGTTATAGCAAAGGTCAAGCCCTTTAAGGAGTTTTACGCCTGGCTCAGGCACCTTGAGGAAAAAACCGGGATGAGGCCTCTCGTTCTAAAGCCTGAACACTTTGGGATGGAAAAAAGAGAGTTTATCCCCTTGGCTTTTAGGCCCGGAGAGGTAGTTAAGGCGGAAGTTGTTCTCCCTGGGAGGATAGAAGGCGAGATGATAGCAAAGGCCAGAAACAGGCTCATTGAGGTCGTAAACACTCGGGCAGAAGTCGGGGACAGGATCAGGGTTAGGATAGTGAGGACGAGGCACGGGATTTACATCGGAACACCAGTGTAG
- the wecB gene encoding non-hydrolyzing UDP-N-acetylglucosamine 2-epimerase, translating into MKPALVFGTRPEIIKLAPVVRALLEMGIKPLLIHTGQHYDYEMSRVFLEELELPPIDYHLEVGSGTQAEQTGKAMIKIERVLMEEKPDVTLVQGDTNTVLAGALASVKLKIPVAHVEGGLRSFDRTMPEEINRILADHVSEVLFPPTEEARKNLEREGITENVYVVGNTIVDAVLQNSIMAEEKSDILERLGLKPKEYILITAHRAENTDSRENLTRLVEILESLPMRAVYPIHPRTENRLKVFGLWERVTSIEHLIITKPLGYLDFLRLEKNAFAVMTDSGGVQEEAIILDVPCLTLRYNTERPETVKAGGNVLVGLEKERVLLYLRKLMKDREFYERMAGAPNPFGDGKAGERIAKILLELYEKGELRVRSSRFI; encoded by the coding sequence TTGAAACCCGCCCTCGTATTCGGAACCAGACCCGAAATAATCAAGCTTGCTCCTGTCGTTAGGGCTCTCCTTGAAATGGGGATTAAGCCGCTCCTTATCCATACCGGTCAGCACTACGACTACGAGATGAGCAGGGTCTTTCTTGAGGAGCTCGAGCTTCCGCCGATAGACTACCACCTTGAGGTGGGCTCTGGAACACAGGCGGAGCAGACGGGAAAGGCCATGATTAAAATCGAAAGAGTCCTGATGGAAGAGAAACCCGACGTCACCCTGGTTCAGGGGGACACCAACACGGTTCTAGCAGGTGCCCTAGCGAGTGTAAAGCTGAAGATACCAGTGGCTCACGTTGAGGGCGGGCTAAGGAGCTTTGATCGAACGATGCCCGAGGAGATAAACAGAATCCTAGCTGACCATGTGAGCGAAGTCCTTTTCCCGCCGACTGAAGAGGCCAGAAAAAACCTTGAACGGGAGGGCATAACCGAGAACGTTTACGTTGTGGGGAACACGATAGTTGACGCCGTCCTTCAGAACTCCATTATGGCGGAGGAAAAGAGCGACATCCTTGAAAGGCTCGGCCTAAAGCCCAAAGAGTACATTCTTATAACGGCCCACCGCGCAGAGAACACCGACAGCAGGGAAAACCTCACCAGGCTCGTTGAAATTCTCGAAAGTCTACCGATGAGGGCCGTTTATCCAATCCACCCAAGGACAGAGAACAGGCTCAAGGTATTCGGACTCTGGGAGAGAGTTACTTCGATAGAACACCTCATAATCACCAAACCGCTCGGCTACCTAGACTTCCTGAGGCTGGAGAAGAACGCCTTCGCCGTGATGACCGACTCCGGAGGCGTCCAAGAAGAAGCGATAATCCTTGACGTGCCCTGTTTGACCCTCCGCTACAACACCGAAAGGCCGGAGACAGTCAAGGCAGGCGGCAACGTTCTGGTCGGTCTAGAAAAAGAGAGAGTACTTCTCTACCTAAGAAAGCTGATGAAGGACAGAGAGTTCTATGAAAGAATGGCTGGGGCACCAAACCCGTTCGGGGATGGAAAAGCGGGAGAAAGGATTGCAAAAATCCTGCTTGAGCTCTATGAGAAGGGGGAGCTGAGGGTCAGAAGCTCCCGCTTCATTTAA
- a CDS encoding UDP-N-acetyl-D-mannosamine dehydrogenase gives MKEIAVIGLGYIGLPTAIMFANAGFKVIGYEIREDVVRSINSGKAHIVEPEIDELLKKAVLSGNLRATSDPEDIREKDAYIICVQTPLREDKTPDLSYLESAVRTVAERMKKGSLIVIESTVPPLTTVKMAKLIEEITRFKAGEDFYMVHAPERVMPGKIFKELVYNSRIFGGITPESAELAENLYRSFVKGQTFKTSSTVSEVVKLMENTFRDVNIALANEFAFLAHQYGINVFEAIELANTHPRVNIHIPGIGVGGHCLPKDPHLLLWPAREDFGLIRNAREVNDSMPLFTKDLLFSAFKQLNIPPEDAVVAVLGLAYKGNSDDTRNSPAIAFIEAIEDDVKEVRSYDPFVKGTVGSIEEALSGADAVVIATDHTAFKSLDWGELGKLMRTRILIDGRHVIDEPPRGFLFKGIGRGEY, from the coding sequence GTGAAGGAAATTGCTGTAATTGGGCTCGGATACATTGGACTGCCTACTGCGATAATGTTCGCAAATGCAGGATTTAAGGTCATAGGCTATGAAATAAGAGAAGACGTCGTCAGGAGCATAAACTCCGGAAAAGCTCACATAGTCGAACCTGAGATAGATGAACTCCTAAAAAAGGCCGTCTTAAGCGGCAATCTGAGAGCGACTTCTGATCCTGAGGACATTAGGGAAAAAGACGCCTATATAATCTGCGTCCAGACCCCCCTAAGGGAGGACAAGACTCCAGACTTAAGCTACCTTGAAAGTGCCGTTAGGACAGTCGCTGAGCGGATGAAAAAGGGTTCCCTCATTGTGATAGAGAGCACCGTTCCGCCGCTGACAACGGTCAAAATGGCAAAGCTGATTGAAGAGATAACGAGGTTCAAGGCGGGCGAGGACTTCTACATGGTTCACGCGCCGGAGAGGGTCATGCCGGGTAAGATATTCAAGGAGCTTGTGTACAACTCCAGAATCTTTGGTGGGATAACCCCTGAGAGTGCGGAGCTGGCCGAAAATCTCTACCGCTCCTTTGTTAAGGGACAGACCTTTAAGACCAGCTCTACCGTGAGCGAAGTTGTGAAGCTCATGGAGAACACCTTCCGTGATGTGAACATCGCACTTGCAAACGAGTTCGCTTTCCTGGCTCACCAGTACGGGATAAACGTCTTTGAGGCTATAGAGCTGGCCAACACGCACCCGCGCGTGAACATCCACATCCCTGGAATCGGCGTTGGTGGGCACTGCCTTCCAAAGGATCCCCACCTCCTCCTCTGGCCAGCCAGGGAAGATTTTGGCCTCATAAGGAACGCCAGGGAAGTAAACGACTCAATGCCGCTCTTCACCAAGGATCTCCTCTTCTCCGCGTTTAAACAGCTCAACATTCCGCCCGAGGACGCTGTGGTTGCAGTTCTTGGCCTCGCCTACAAGGGAAACAGCGACGACACTAGGAACTCTCCAGCCATAGCTTTCATAGAAGCCATAGAAGACGACGTTAAGGAAGTCAGGAGCTATGATCCGTTCGTTAAGGGGACGGTAGGAAGCATAGAGGAAGCCCTGAGCGGTGCCGATGCAGTGGTCATTGCCACCGACCACACAGCCTTTAAGAGCCTAGACTGGGGGGAGCTTGGGAAGCTTATGAGGACGAGGATCCTGATAGACGGCAGGCACGTCATAGACGAACCCCCTAGGGGATTCCTCTTTAAGGGCATCGGGAGGGGGGAGTATTGA